TATTTTAGGAATGAATCGAAAAGTGTTAGTGCAAGGATTTATTCGAATGTTTATTCCTTTAGTGGTGGGAACGATAGCATCTGTAGTAGTAGGACTATTAGTTGGTTCATTATTTGGATTTGAAATGAAGAGAACATTCTTCTTTATTATTGTGCCAATTGTAAGTGGAGGAATTGGAGAAGGGATTTTACCACTTTCATTAGCTTATAGTGATATTTTAAATGAATCATCAGCAACATTCGTCTCACAGCTTATTCCAGCGGCGATTATCGGGAATATGTTTGCAATTATTGGCGCGGGGTATATGAAGCGCTTAGGTGAGAAAAAGCCAGAGCTAAGCGGGAATGGTGTATTAGTAAAAACGGATAATCAAGCAGAATTACTAAAAGAACAAAATACAGAGAAGCCAATTGATTTTTCATTAATGGGAGCAGGATTATTAATTGCTTGCACATTCTTTATTTTTGGAGGATTTGCCTCTAAATTTATTGGAATTCCAGGCGCTATCATTATGATTTTTTCGGCAGCAATTGTGAAATATTTTAGATTAATGCCAGCAAAGATGGAGCAAGGGGCATTTCAATTATATAAATTTATTTCGAAAAATTTAACGTGGCCTCTAATGGTTGGTCTAGGGTTATTATATATTCCATTAAAAGATGTAGCAGAGGTTCTTTCATTTGGATATGTCGTTGTGTGTGCTTCAGTTGTTCTAACAATGATAATGTCCGGTTATTTTGTTGGAAAGGTTATGAAAATGTATC
The window above is part of the Bacillus cytotoxicus NVH 391-98 genome. Proteins encoded here:
- a CDS encoding 2-hydroxycarboxylate transporter family protein, with protein sequence MGIQNNMEAVSFVERNESKQETFASQMMNIKIGVIPLPLYLVLAAIIYGASIYQKLPADMIGGFAVIMIMGIFLGDIGMRIPILRNIGGPAILSLFIPSLLVFFNWMNPASMEAATMLMKKSNFLYLYISCLVVGSILGMNRKVLVQGFIRMFIPLVVGTIASVVVGLLVGSLFGFEMKRTFFFIIVPIVSGGIGEGILPLSLAYSDILNESSATFVSQLIPAAIIGNMFAIIGAGYMKRLGEKKPELSGNGVLVKTDNQAELLKEQNTEKPIDFSLMGAGLLIACTFFIFGGFASKFIGIPGAIIMIFSAAIVKYFRLMPAKMEQGAFQLYKFISKNLTWPLMVGLGLLYIPLKDVAEVLSFGYVVVCASVVLTMIMSGYFVGKVMKMYPVESAIVTGCHSGLGGTGDVAILSASNRMELMPFAQISTRLGGAAMVVTATILLKMFS